Sequence from the Alphaproteobacteria bacterium genome:
GCATCAATTTAGCAAAGTGGAGATGATAAGCATTACCTCGCAAGAAAATTCTGCTCTAGAGCATGAGCGCATGACTGAGTGCGCAGAGTCACTATTGCAAGCATTGAACATACATTATCGCGTGGTTAGTTTATGCACCGGAGATTTGGGGTTCGCTGCGCATAAAACTTATGATCTTGAAGCATGGATGCCTGGACAAGATGCCTATCGCGAAATATCCAGCTGTTCAAATTGCGGAGATTTTCAGGCAAGGCGCATGAAGGCGCGTTACCGTGTGAAAGGTGAAAAAACTAATCAGTTTGTGCATACACTCAATGGTTCGGCATTGCCTATTGGGCGCACAATGGTTGCGATTATCGAGAACTATCAACAAGCGGATGGCAGCATTGCTGTGCCAGAGGTATTGCAGCCTTATATGGGTGGTGTGCAGGTGATTGGTGGCAAAAAATGACCGATTTTGGCAAGTTTCCAAAACTATTAGATGATATACGTATATTGGTAAGCAATGATGATGGTATCAATGCGCCAGGCCTTAAGGTATTGGAACGCATAGCCAAAACTATCTCTAAGGATGTATGGGTAGTAGCACCAGAAACCGAGCAAAGTGGCGTGGCGCATTCGTTGACATTGCACGAGCCTTTACGTATTCGCAAAATTAGCGCCAAGCGATTTGCCGTTAAAGGTACGCCAACGGATTGTGTGCTACTGGCAGTAAAAGCAATTATACCTAAAAAACGCAAGAAAATTTCGTTAGTGCTATCCGGAATTAATCGCGGTGCGAACTTAGCCGAAGATGTAACCTATTCTGGAACTGTAGCCGTTGCCATGGAAGGCACATTACTGCAAATTCCTTCAATTGCGCTTAGTTTGGATATGACAGAAAATAAAGCCGAGCAGTGGGAAACGGTTGAAAAACACGCACCCGACCTAATTCGCAAACTGCTTATGATCAATTGGCCGGATGATACGTTGTTAAACATCAATTTTCCCGAAGTTCCGCCAAGTGCAATTAAAGGGGTAAAGATCGCCCCGCTAGGCAGACGGCAAATTAATGAAAAGCTGGTGAAGCGTCTCGACCCGAAAGGCCGCCCTTATTATTGGATTGGCGCTCCGATTAAAGATGATTTTGATCGTCCGGGGGTAGATATTGTGTGGATTAACGATGGCTATATTACCGTTACTCCGCTTTCTATAGATTTAACAAATTTTAAAATGCTAGAGCAAATTCGCGAAGAGTTTGAGTTTGCTTCATGATAGTTTTATGTGCAATAAAAAGAATAATTGATGCAACATGCCAATGATAAAATCCGTCTACTAATGAAGCTGCGTCGCGAAGGCGTGACCGATACGCGTGTTTTATCAGCGATAGAAAGTACGCCACGTGAAGTGTTTGTAGATGAGCGTTTTCGCGATCAGGCCTATGAAGATACGGCACTTCCTATAGATTCGGGGCAAACTATCAGCCAGCCAACTGTGGTCGCATGGATGACATGGGCATTGCAGGTGGGCGAGCGGATGAAAGTGCTGGAAATTGGCACGGGCAGTGGATATCAAGCAGCGATTCTATCAAAACTATGCCGCAGATTATATACCGTTGAGCGTCACAAAGACTTATTGCAACAAGCAGAGAAACGCTTTGAAACCTTGCGCTTACGCAATGTAACCACACGCGCCGGTGATGGTAGCAAGGGCTGGCCAGAGGTCGCACCTTTTGATCGGATTATTGTCACCGCTGCCGCTGGTGAGGTTCCAAAAAACTTGCTGGAGCAACTTTCTATAGGCGGTGTTATGGTCGTGCCTGTTGGCGAGCAGGGTAACGAGCAAATTTTGCTACGCATAGAACGCACCGAAGATGGTTTTCACACGCAGCATCTGATGAATGTGCGCTTCGTGCCACTGGTCAATGAAAAGTAAATTTTCTTTGGGTTATCTTGTAGAAGTTCTTTATTTTATCCACAAAATACGGTATGCTGTGGATAACTTAACATAGGTAATGTTATCAATGCATCTGTGCATTTGAACTTCAAGTAGGAGTAAGCTATGAAATTTCGCGCCCTTGTCACCATTCTCACTAGTACTGTAGCGCTCTCAGCCTGCATGACGCAATCTCCTGCGCAAGTCGTGATGAAAGGAAATAATTTTTACGGCACAAAAAACGCCGAGCCAATTCAAGTGGCGGCAGCAGCTCCTGGCAATAACGCCTCTCGTAATGTTATAGCAACACCGGTGTCTAAGCCTGAGCCACAAATTACTTATGCGCACAAAGCTGCGCCAGTTGCACCTGTAATAGAAGTAGCATCCGTAGAGCCGCGCCCGTCTTATGGGTTTAAGCCATCGGCAGATACAATGGCTGTGCGTGAACGTAGCGATTTAGCACAAGTTACGGTAAAAGAACTTGAACCGCTTACGGCATCTAAAGCTACTCCTGTACCAGAAACACCAAAAGTGGTGGCAATGGATTTGCCGGATCCTATAATTAACACTCCTCGCGAAGTTCTGCCGGAGCCGCAAGCGCGGGTGGTGGCTAATACCAGTGCGATTCCTAATGTTGCCGCGCCAGTAGTTAGCGCGAATAGCGGATTTATATGGCCGGTTAAAGGTAAAATTATTTCGCAGTTTGGCCCTAAAACCGGCGGTGAATATAATGACGGAATCAATATTGCCGCGCATGAGGGCGAGCCAATTGTTGCCGCTGCGGATGGTGAAGTTGTGTATTCTGGAAACGAATTGCGCGGCTACGGCAATATGATAATTATTCGTCATAACAATGGGTTAATGAGTGCCTATGCCCATGCAGACAGAGTGCTGGTGAGCAAAGGTGAGTCTGTACGTCAGGGGGTAACCATTGCCACAGTAGGAAAAAGTGGAGGCGTAGATCAAGCGCAAGTCCATTTTGGAGTGCGCAAAGATAAAGAGCCTGTTGATCCTATGGTTTATCTTGGGCAAAACAACTACGCATCGCGTTAAGCTTGTTGCTACAACGCAATATTTTTGCGCCCAGCTAAATCTGTCATAAATTGCCACGCAACCCGGCCAGATCGACTGCCTCGGGTGATCGCCCATTCTAGAGCTTCTTTATGCAATGAATTATAGTTTTCTATACCAAAATATTTAGCATATCCATCTATCATGCTAAGATATTCTTCTTGGTTGCAGCCATGAAATCCTAGCCATAACCCAAATCTATCCGACAGCGAAACTTTTTCTTCCAATGCTTCGCTTGCATGAATCGCGGTGCCACGCTCATTTTCCATCATTTCGCGTGGCATAAGATGGCGGCGATTAGAGGTGGCGTAAAAAATCACATTATCAGGACGGCCAGCAATACTTCCATCCAACACGGTCTTTAAAGATTTATAGCTGCTGTCTTGTGCGTCAAAAGACATATCGTCGCAATATATAATATACCGCTTGGTATCATTACGAATAATATTCAACAACGCATCCAAGCTAGCTAAATCATCGCGGTGAATCTCAATAATAGATAAATTATTATAATCCTCAATTAGTTGTGCAAAAATAGCTTTGATTAGCGAGCTTTTTCCCATGCCTCGCGCACCCCAGAGTAGAGCATTGTTTGCTGGTAAGCCTTTGGCAAATTGCAGCGTGTTTTTTCTCAAAATTTCAGATACATGATCTATTCCCTGTAGCAGAGAAACGGGTAATGCGCTAAAATTTTCTACAGGAATCAGTTCAGTGCTTTGCCCTTGCCATACCCAAGCATTTGCCTTATCCAACTTCAATGCATCATGCGTTGTAGGTGAGATGCGTTCTAATGCTTCGGCGATACGTAGTAGGGCGGGAAGTAGGTTTTCTGTCTCGGTCATATGCTTCTCTTAATAATAGGATATTATTATGTCTAACACGAATGCTTCTCAAAACAAGCCACTTTCTTTGGTTTGGCTGCGCCGTGATTTGCGTTTACACGACCACGCCGCATTAGAATTCGCTTTAAATGATAATTCGCAGATTCAGCCATTTTTTATTTTTGATAGCGACATATTAAATAGATTTAAAAACAAAAAAGACAGGCGCTTAACATTTATTGCAGAGGCATTATGGAAAATACATAAAGCTCTGACAAAGCAAAACTCCGGCCTGCTGGTATTTTATGGCCGCGCTTCGGAAATTGTTCCAAAACTTGCGAATGTTTTGGAGGCAAAAAATGTGATCTGCGCTGAAGATTTCGAACCAGAAACAATGAAGCGTGATGCGATGGTAAAACAATCGCTTGAAAAAAATGCAGTAGGCTTCAAGCAGGTAGTAGATCATGTAATTTTTTCACCACGGGACGTGCTCAAAAAAGACGGATCACCTTACCTAGTATTCACACCCTACAGCAAAACTTGGCGTAGCGCGTTGCACTCACAAAGTTTTGCAGAAAAAAAGGTAAATTTAACCAAAAGTGCATTACCGGACATAGCTAATGTTCTAAAATCTTTGGCTAGCTCTGGTTTGCAGCGCATTGATTGCGGGGCTGGTGTTACGGCCATGCTTGATAGTATTGGCTACGTGCATAACCCCTTAGAGCTGTGGGCAATTGAAGATGCCCGCCCCCGTTTGGAGAAGTTTATTGGGTCACAAGTTAATAACTACAAAAATACTAGAAATTTTTTGGCACAAAACGGCACAAGTATGATTTCTCCATATTTGCGCCATGGTATTTTATCTATCAGAGAGCTAGCGCGATTGGCTGTAGAGCAGCGTAACTCGTATATTTGGATGAACGAGTTAATTTGGCGCGAGTTTTATATTATGGTGCTATATCATTTTCCGCATTCAGCGCATATGGAGCTTCAAGAAAAATATCAGCATCTGCAATGGAGTGATAACAAAGAAAACTGGCAGGCTTTCATTGAATCACGCACAGGGTATCCGGTGGTGGATGCGGCAATGCGACAGCTACACGAAATTGGCTGGATGCATAATCGCGCCCGCATGATTGTAGCGAGCTTTCTCACTAAAGATTTACATATAGACTGGCGTTGGGGAGAAGAGCATTTTGCCCAATGGCTAATGGATTATGAATTGGCTTCAAATGTCGGGGGCTGGCAATGGGCAGCATCAACCGGCACAGATGCCGCGCCATATTTCAGAGTATTTAACCCAGTTACGCAGAGCGTGCGATTTGATGAAAAAGGGGATTATATTCATAAGTGGCTTCCGGAGTTAAAGCAAATGCAAGGCAAAGACGTGCATTTTCCGCCCCTGTTATTGCGGCCAGATTCTTACGCAAAACCTCTAGTGGACCACAAAGAGGAGCG
This genomic interval carries:
- a CDS encoding ATP-binding protein, producing MTETENLLPALLRIAEALERISPTTHDALKLDKANAWVWQGQSTELIPVENFSALPVSLLQGIDHVSEILRKNTLQFAKGLPANNALLWGARGMGKSSLIKAIFAQLIEDYNNLSIIEIHRDDLASLDALLNIIRNDTKRYIIYCDDMSFDAQDSSYKSLKTVLDGSIAGRPDNVIFYATSNRRHLMPREMMENERGTAIHASEALEEKVSLSDRFGLWLGFHGCNQEEYLSMIDGYAKYFGIENYNSLHKEALEWAITRGSRSGRVAWQFMTDLAGRKNIAL
- a CDS encoding peptidoglycan DD-metalloendopeptidase family protein translates to MKFRALVTILTSTVALSACMTQSPAQVVMKGNNFYGTKNAEPIQVAAAAPGNNASRNVIATPVSKPEPQITYAHKAAPVAPVIEVASVEPRPSYGFKPSADTMAVRERSDLAQVTVKELEPLTASKATPVPETPKVVAMDLPDPIINTPREVLPEPQARVVANTSAIPNVAAPVVSANSGFIWPVKGKIISQFGPKTGGEYNDGINIAAHEGEPIVAAADGEVVYSGNELRGYGNMIIIRHNNGLMSAYAHADRVLVSKGESVRQGVTIATVGKSGGVDQAQVHFGVRKDKEPVDPMVYLGQNNYASR
- the surE gene encoding 5'/3'-nucleotidase SurE, with the protein product MTDFGKFPKLLDDIRILVSNDDGINAPGLKVLERIAKTISKDVWVVAPETEQSGVAHSLTLHEPLRIRKISAKRFAVKGTPTDCVLLAVKAIIPKKRKKISLVLSGINRGANLAEDVTYSGTVAVAMEGTLLQIPSIALSLDMTENKAEQWETVEKHAPDLIRKLLMINWPDDTLLNINFPEVPPSAIKGVKIAPLGRRQINEKLVKRLDPKGRPYYWIGAPIKDDFDRPGVDIVWINDGYITVTPLSIDLTNFKMLEQIREEFEFAS
- a CDS encoding DNA photolyase family protein; protein product: MSNTNASQNKPLSLVWLRRDLRLHDHAALEFALNDNSQIQPFFIFDSDILNRFKNKKDRRLTFIAEALWKIHKALTKQNSGLLVFYGRASEIVPKLANVLEAKNVICAEDFEPETMKRDAMVKQSLEKNAVGFKQVVDHVIFSPRDVLKKDGSPYLVFTPYSKTWRSALHSQSFAEKKVNLTKSALPDIANVLKSLASSGLQRIDCGAGVTAMLDSIGYVHNPLELWAIEDARPRLEKFIGSQVNNYKNTRNFLAQNGTSMISPYLRHGILSIRELARLAVEQRNSYIWMNELIWREFYIMVLYHFPHSAHMELQEKYQHLQWSDNKENWQAFIESRTGYPVVDAAMRQLHEIGWMHNRARMIVASFLTKDLHIDWRWGEEHFAQWLMDYELASNVGGWQWAASTGTDAAPYFRVFNPVTQSVRFDEKGDYIHKWLPELKQMQGKDVHFPPLLLRPDSYAKPLVDHKEERLKAIEMFKSSLPD
- a CDS encoding protein-L-isoaspartate(D-aspartate) O-methyltransferase produces the protein MQHANDKIRLLMKLRREGVTDTRVLSAIESTPREVFVDERFRDQAYEDTALPIDSGQTISQPTVVAWMTWALQVGERMKVLEIGTGSGYQAAILSKLCRRLYTVERHKDLLQQAEKRFETLRLRNVTTRAGDGSKGWPEVAPFDRIIVTAAAGEVPKNLLEQLSIGGVMVVPVGEQGNEQILLRIERTEDGFHTQHLMNVRFVPLVNEK